Genomic segment of Corythoichthys intestinalis isolate RoL2023-P3 chromosome 7, ASM3026506v1, whole genome shotgun sequence:
ATAGGGAACTCTTGATGGTAGGTGTAGAGAATACTAGTGACACTGGGATGGGGATTTGGGTgtttcacacatttttatttaaaataaaaatcatctCAGCAGCATTTGGTTTCAGCCGGTTCCTCTTTTTGAAAATGACCTCTCCAGCTTTTGAGAATATTCTCTCACATGGCACGAACAAATACACAAACTGGCAGATAGACAAACACAAGAACTGACAGATTGAcagacacaaaaacaaacacaaaaactgacaaactgacagacacaaaaactgacttttgcaAGTCATACAACACTCTTTCTTTTTCAACCACTGCCACATCGTTCTTTGCTTTCACATCGACTACTTATTGTTCCTCACCACCAGGGTCATCTGTTTGAATGTTGTGCTGATTGTCTCTCAACTCCACCGATTCGGTCAGCGTAATGCCAACAACCAGGTCAAAAAACTTGATCACCTCAGTTTTATACACTATCACTCCATGCTGTCTGGCTACACTATCCCCTACCAATGCTTTGCAATCTCTAATCGCCTATTTTTGCTTGTCCCCACCCAATAGGAAGACTACCCATGAAACTCTTAAAAAGAAATGAAGCCAATTATGAACCAATTTTTCAAGAATATCCTGGTGGGGGCCTTTATAGTTGGACAAATCGACAACGCTGCGCCTGGTAAGTGCACTTCTTTTCTGACAAGTCCATTATGATCGAAGCAAATGTCATCGTCGTCAAAATAGATCTTTTCGAAGGTTTTGCCGTCAAGTCCACAGAGGTGGCTGGACTAGCCAAACTTGTACTCCAGTCAGAGtaacttaaaaataaaatgactcCAGTAAAAGTAATCaatgcatccatccatccatccatccatccatccatccatccatccatccatccatccatccatccatccatccatccatccatccatccatccatccatccatccatccatccatccatccatccatccatccaatctTCCGCTTACTgcggggtcgggtcgcaggggcagcagctttaacagggaagcccagacttccctctccccagccacttcaaccagctcctccggtgggATCCTAAAGCGTTtccaggccagccaagagactGTCTCTCCAACgtatcctgggtcgtccccggggcctcccgccagtgggacatgcccggaacacctctccagggaggcgtccaggaggcaccctaaccagatgcccgagccacctcagctggctcctctcaacgtggaggagtaacggctcgacaccaagtccCTCCcgaatgaccgagcttctcaccctatctgtaAAACGCGCTGCGGAGGaaacttgtatccgggatcttgttcttttggtcacgacccacagctagtGACCATaggctggtaaatcgagagctttgcctttcggctcagctccttgttcaccactacggaccggtacagagtccgcattacttcaGTTGCTGCACCGATACGCCTGTCGATcttccgctccctcctaccctcactcgtgaacaagaccccaagatacttgaactcctccacttggggcaggatctcatcaccgacccggagagggcactccacccttttccgactaggGAACATTGTCTTGgattttggaggtgctgatcttcatcccaaccgcttcacatcccaaccgctccagtgagagttggaggttggacagcttgatgaagccaacagcatctgcaaaaagcagagattcaatgctgaggtctccccctcaatgcttcggctacacctagaaattctgtccataaaaattatgaacagaatcagtgacaaagggcagccttggcggagtccaaccctcactgggaatgagttcgacttactgccggcaatgcggaccaaactctgacacccgtcgtacagggaccgaacagcccattacaaggggctcggtaccccgtactctcgGAGcacccccccacaggactccctgaGACACACGGTCTAACCccatctccagatccacaaaacacatgtaggctggttgggcgaactcccatgcaccctcgaggaccctgctgagggtgtacagctggtctatgctgtcctcactccgaagcgtctactttttcccgagctagacagctagtgaactacgctttaataatcagacttcttcctttttttatctgatttattaatagaaTGGCCTCAAattattgtcctctttagaccgtcgtaaaactacaaaaaaagtacacaagcataacATTAgctacaacgttagcttagcacgccagactagttcactaaacataaacaaaaagtgttccatacaaaaaacataacatttctcttactaacataatatgtacattatttacaacatccatacttacggacaaatcttgtccaaggatcatgtgagcacaacattacaacttaGGCTTCAgccagagacgtcgtgcagccatattgaattggctagaaaacaaaaaccatgtcgcgaggcgaccacaagagttcgctgccggacagcacaaaaaacccctctgcaaaacttaccaaaaggcagaatatggTCCAATGTTCCAAGGCCgggacaaaaaccacactgctctgcCTGAATCCAAGATTCGACTTCCGAAGGACCCTCCAATCCagtacccctgaatagactttaccggggaggctgaggagtgtgatccctataTAATtgcaacacaccctccggtccccatttttaaaaagggggaccaccaccccggtctgccaatccagaggcactgtccccgatgtccacgcgatgttgtagaggcgtgtcagccacaacagccccacaacatccagagcctttaggaactccgagcggatctcatctaccggccttgccaccgaggagctctccaaccacctcagtgacttcaatccCAGAGATCGGcgagcccacctcggagtccccagactctgcttcctcaaaggaaggcatgTCAGTGGAAttaaggagggcttcgaagtattctccccaccgactcacgatgtCCCGAGtcaaggtcagcagtacaccatcttcactatacacagtgttaatggtgcactgctaccagaatttcctcgaagccgtccagaagtagttttccatggcctcgccgaactcctcccatgtccgagtttttgcctcagctccaatcggccgcctcaacaacagaggtgcggaacatggcccactcgggctcaatgttccccacctcccccgggacatgggagaagttctgcaagaggtgggtgttgaaactccttctgacaagtaaaagtaaaagtagtcctcCAAGAAAATCGCTCAAGTACAAGGACAGAAATGTTAGGCGAAAGTAAAACTCTAGTCATGGGTAACTGCTTAAATAATGTGgttttatttggggggggggggggggggggggtatggtatcatttttttctcagcacgacATCAGTCTAAAAGAACTGTTATCACCTATTATACAGTATTACTGAATGAGGCCAAAAATGACACCAAAATCATTAAATTCCGACTGGAAAAATGAAAGCgcccatgagtgccctctagcggTTAAAACATTTTCTACCATGAAATGAAAAGGATGGCCACAAGTGGCGAGAGTCAGCAAAATTTGTACTCAAGAGTAACAtaacttcaaaataaaatgactcaagtaaaagttgtcctcccaaaaaaaacactcaagtacaagtaaaagtatGGCGTGAAAAGATTACTCATTTAAAGAATAAGTGCTTATCATGtctgatttaaatttttaaacaataaacgctcccccgaaatgcccccaaagcaacaggaagtgacccgttaacattataagtagggctgttaaaattatagcgttaacgagcggtaattaatttttaaaattaatcccgttaaaatatttgacgcagttcacgcacaaatgccccgctcaaaaagaattaaaaggacagcaaagtgaaaggtgtacttgttgtgttcttcggagttttgccgccctctggtggcgcttgggtgcgactgattttataggcttcagcgccCATGAGAAttatgtaagtaattattgacatcaacaatggcgggctactagtttatgttttgattgaaaattttacaaattttattaaaacgaaaacatgaagaggggttttaatataaaatttctataacttgtactagttattatcttttatttattttctataatttttgataaatatttgttttatttatttatatattttatctatttttatttatcttttaaaaactacaagtctttctatcgatggatcgctttaacagaatgtttataatggtaatgccatcttgtcgatttattgttataataaagaaatacagtacttatataccgtatgttgaatgtatatattcatctcggtcttatctttccattccaacaataatttacagaaaaatatggcatattttatagatggtttgaattgcgattaattaatttttgagctgtaattaactcgattaaaaattttaatcgtttgacacccctagtataacatttttttcccccatgtaATATTATGTAAATTTATGTTATATCATGACTTTAAAGTGaccgtgacagcataaaaaaatcttacatagcattattatgtgaattagaatcatagttTGAGAAGATTCCACTATAtataacaatttggcaaagtacAAATGACGagatgagtcttttaatctgccgtttagccccacctgtcattatagcgctctagcgtccgcaGCTGGAGGATGATGTTGGCAGAGTCACgaattcatctgatttagaattcagcccattaagaagaaagattcaaaatgaggaaaatgcaacgaagagagcagcaaaatgtcattatttaactctctctactccaatatttttacaggatattctttttatcgaagtattttttccccaattgctaaataaatggtacggtcatgacaaataacagtcttttgctaaatgaaatatgacatattcaagaattactgcataatggtcaaaactgtcaacttcttgcacctccccaatggtattttatgccaccggagttagtccgggttTTGCCATTTCCCTGCAATGGCTTCGGAGACTGAGGAAAGagcataaacaaaaaataagggagagataaattggaaaactgtcTCGATCTCTAGGGGCAGTACGACCTTCCACCGGTtaggggtcaaaaggtcaaatggtcctacagctattgaagtttggtattaatcaataaattaaaaaaaaattcaataaaaattATGGAGGGATAaactggaaaactaagaggtgtgcctcgATCTCCAAGGACAGTACTAGAACCTtccactggtttggggtcaaatgATCTTAGACCGATTGAATTTTGAAGTTggtcaataaattaaaaaaaaaaaaatcatgcaataTGGAGAACTAAATTGGAAAAGTAGGAGGTGTGCCCCGATCTCCAAGGTCAGTACTACAACCCTCCACTAGTTTGGGGTCAATAGGTCAAATGGACTTCCTGTTGAAGTTTGAAGTTAGTCAATGAATTTaacaaataaatgtaaaattatGGAGGAATCAATTGGAAAACTAAAAGGTTTGAACTGGTTCTGTTTTCTCATCTTGTGATTTAATGTTTACCTTCTTCTGTCTAACTGGGAAAATTATAAGAATTTGCTAGTAGAGGACTTGGCTGTTTATtgcagcacacaaaaaaaatcgctTCTTCTACAGAAACCCAAtgcctttgtttttttctttcagtgATCCACTCGCTCAAGTTAATCCACACTGCGTCGTTTGAAATTGCAAACTTCCCAGAATACTTGAGTGTGGGTTACGTTGACGGCGTTCCCATTTCACACTACGACAGCATAAGCAGGAAATGGGTTGCCAAACAGGAGTGGATGAAGAAAATCACAGCCGAGGAGCCACGCTACTGGGAGAGACAGACACGGATCAATATTGATAATCAGCAGACCAGCAAAGATAATATTAAAACTCTTCAACAGCGCTTCAACCAAACGGGAGGTTTGTGACCGTTACCATTTGGAGCATTTCATCCGGCCAGACGTTGGCTAAGTTATCACCTGACGTGCCTTTCTCTTAGGTCTTCACATGATCCAGCACATGTCTGGCTGCCAGTGGGACAATGAGACCGACCAGGTGGATGGTTGGTTTCACATGAGTTACAACGGTGAAGACTTCATATGGTTTGATTGGAAGGGACTGAGATGGATCGCCTTCCAGTCGCAAGCTATTATCACCAAAAACAAGTGGGACCGAGAAGAGGGCTATAATGAATTCTTGAAGTTCTACATGACTGAGGAATGTCCTTCTTACCTGAAGAAGTTCGTGAGCTATGGGAGGGACGTCCTGATGAGAACAGGTAACGTGTCTGCCTCCTACAGCCATCTTTGATCCTGTCTCTCACACATTGTCCATGAAATGTTCCCTccatctttctttttctttcaatCAGTACTTTCTTTCCCCTCATTCATTCTCCATTTGTAGCTGAACATCTCTTCTTCAACGTTCCTTCCCTAATTTGTCCTCTGACACCTTCTGTCTTACACTTTCCGTATTTgacatacacatttttttttttactgtttcttCTCACCTATGATTTGAGAATTTCAATCTTccaagaaaacaaaatgaaaatcaacaggaagtaaactggaaatgtctcaaaatcaacaagaagccaccaataaacaggaagtgaccttggacactccacagacgtttttggcaaaatattttgatgaCGTATGTTATGAACTTGATGCAGAAGTAAAATCTGCTTACCTATTTTATATGTGGCCACAAGTCTGTGAAGGAGATCGTCAGTTCGTCCTGGACCTCCAGAGCATCACGTCGGGGTCACCATTTGTTGGCGTTGGATCTCGACCTTGTACTTAAAACGCTGCGCATTCGTTTTCTGTTCTGGAGGCTTTACTACAAACGGAGTCGACACAAAAAGGCTGAGAGTCTCAGGGTGCAGTCAAACAACAAACACAAGTTTTAATGAATGAAGCACACACATTACAGCATCTGACTCCAATATATACCTCACATTTTACAATCTAGTGGGCGTTCACTTTACTCATTCAAACCATTGGTCAACATGGAACAGTTCTGGGGGTTGTCTTGTGGCTTCCCCTGATTGGATGAAcaaagacttgagtagactAAGAGGGGTTCATGTTACACCTTTATGGTCTTCAAAGGACTAAGATAACTGAGCTTACTCTTATAACACCAAATGCTATATGTTAAAACTAACCAGAATGTGAATGCATGATTACTTTGACTAATAATAAAAGACTACATAATGCATACAAGTAAACATATAAATGTAAGTACATAACACGTATGAAACCAAACTTGGATTGTTTGAGACTAACACACAACAAAATGTATTGAGGAAAAATGaagcagctcaccaacatcaacacctcatccccaccgtgaagcatgctgaagggaccatcatgatttggggctgttatgCTGCCTCAAGGCTTGGACAACttcatcattaatggaagaatgaattcgaaagttgatcaggatgttttgcaggacattctgaggccgtctgtttgtcagacagtttaagctaaaaagaggatggatgctgcaacaagacaatgatccaaaacacagaatacagagatgccccaaaatcaacaggaagatgcTTGTGATctggaaatgccacaaaatcaatagaaaatcaccaatgaacaggaagtgaccctaaatatcctacaatctacaggaagtgaccctgctatgccccaaaaccaacaagacGACACCCAGCCACGCCTTCGGTCCGGCCCACTCCACTGCAGCTTTCAAAAGGACTGGACACTTAGATGACAAACTGACGCTTCTCGggaacatttctatgtagccgttgttttgccgaccctggatccagaattgtccctccgtcatcTGTTTTGCCTTGGCTTTTGACTACTGTCAACGAATAaattcaacctgttttcggtgagccttcatcaaacttttggaacatggagtaagTACAAAAGGTTAACACGGGAGCGAACGCGCGGAATTTTGGCTCCTCCCGGTTGACTTGCGGGAGCGGTCTCAGCGGAGCACCGTTTCcgtttggctgtcgctgtttccgcggCTTGGCCGGGAGGCCTAATTTCTTCAACACCGATGGCTGACTGATAGGCAAACTTAAGGGGGTCctgagcagtgttgggaataacgccgttataaataacgccgttattttttcagtaacggggtaatctaattactttttccgccattacaacgccgttaccattaccgacggtcaaaagcggtgcgttacttactccgaataaattgaagaaactaccagccgtgtcgagtcgactctctgctctgttgatttgtcatccaagacttggggtgcgttcaggttcgagaatagcgcacgtacttctgactccaagctgtttgtccctgctcattcaattagacaatgcttcccaaagtttggtaacgtttctgtgtttgctacacctgatgctagcctcgttcccatctcacaCTGTCAgctagcaataattctgcttccatcttgaggacggcagacgctttgaaggtgacgtgaattgtcgggaaactagcctacctgaatgcagcccctcgagagatgcgatggcagagcagtcagaagaaaaattgtcctttaagaggtggagatatagacactatttcaagttcgtcgaaatggcgtaccgcactcaGGCTATttctagaccgtgacgtcgcgtcgtaaagcggaagtaaagccaaattgggacattatagaaccgccctcgcatagacccaacgtaattagtgctacttttctccggtaatccttcaaaaacgaacatgccaatcatgcattgcttttttgaaacttgtagaaacgactctagatatTACGACACAGgaggatttttttcttcatatgtttccggaaaccaaaaactcgggaggaaaaaatgtgtagaccgaatcaacttgcgtggactttaacaccagctcggcgaatccattcacgtttcatatgcagtaaacattatgttggcttggcatggtctttcagaggacaaagaggtaagccatttttatatttttaacttatttttttagcgtaacgttgtgccgtactgcttctgtctgacaatgaatgacctgaaaagaattacaatggtatctgactgccactgttaccgctataaaacaactttagtaaggggaaagtgtaaataaattatagaattaagatttgttatcaatgaaaaaattaagtgttcgttggctgtcactgagtagcatttgcgatcgctacacaaagctaactaaattacccccaagaacggtaagagaggtACGACaatcagaggatatataagaaagacacggctgatggtaaaggatagcttgttgaaacaggagaacgtcattgtcagtcgtgtcgataaaaaagctaaagctatgcttaggtcggctcgttttttttgtctttttcagccttcgacactcaagccatctctttaactgaacatttttatgttcttccacatctttgccagtgaatttggcaccaggcacatcattttcggagagaattgttaggtttagctctgtaaacatctccttcgtacacgatttccattcatttcctattagggactaacggtggcttgtccctacttagcaatagtagctaatgtcatgaatattaatgagcggaagtgacgtgttgcttgcggtacgccattaaaggaaagaacctgcttgaaatgtgtaatttatgtcccggggcaaagcttttgtcgacatctgtggtaagcaattcaaatctgctgaagcacctaacaagttaactacctgtctgttcttctctattccactgactcgaatactgctcagaaaatttcaaatactttgacatacaacaagttgtttttaaagtaacggaaatagttacttcccctggtaactagttacttttactatagagtaattcagttactacctcagttactttttggaagaagtagtgagtaatgtaactacggtaattattttttaaaagtaacgtgcccaacactggtcctGAGCGTGCGCCACTTGTGGCCTGTGGAGGTTGAGAAGGAGCCACTCCAGAGTCTTCAACAGCTGTGATGTGAGAGCCACTGGTCTGTAGTCGTTCAGCTCACTGGGCCGATTTTTTTTCGGGACTTGAACGATGCAGGAAGTTTTCCACAAGGCGGGCACCTTCCCTAGCCGTTGGCTAAGGTTGAAGACATGCTGGAGTGGTATACCCAGTTCAGCAGCACAGACCTTGAGCAGTTGAATTCACTTCAACTGGGAGGAAGTGCTAAACTAGAAAGCTCCTCTTAGAGTTGAAACGTCACATCaaggcaggaagtgacccagaaatgtccttTTCAGAGCTTCCGCGCGTCTCCCTGCTGCAGAAGACTGTGGGGTCACCAATCACATGCCACGCCACAGGTTTTTACCCGAAGACGGCCGTCCTCTTCTGGAGGAAGGATGGCGAGCATCTGGAAGAGAATGTGGAGAGTCACGACATGTTACCCAACCACGACGGGACCTTCCAGACTAGCACTCAGCTTCTCGCGCAAGATGAGGGCGCTCGCTACGAGTGCGTCTTCCAGCTGGACGGCGTCCCGGAGGACATCGTCACCCCGCTGGACTTCGCCAAGGTGTTGAGCAACGAGCGCATAGAAGGTAAGACGCGCGCTTCTGTCCTCGTCTGACAACTACATcctcacatttaattttttttgtcaagcgcGAGAAAGGAGGAAGACAGAGGTGGCCATCGCCGTCCCCTTGGTCCTCCTCTCTCTTGCTGCCGCTGTCGCACTCTTTGCCGTCAAGCGCAAACGAGGTAAAGGACGTCTGCTCCGTCGGCCATTTTCACATTGTCCATCACTGAGACTTTGATTCTCTCTTTTCATTGCAGCCAAATACGTTCTAGCTCGTGAGCAAaagcattcccaggtcacttcttgtacattttgaGTCCTTTCCTCTTGCTTTTAAGGCAtttccgagtcacttcctgttcactgttgattttggtgcttttttaggtcacttcctgttgattttggtgtgaATGGCAGTAGGCcttcatcttccgcttgctctggggtcgggtcacgggggcagcacttcaagcagggaagcccagtctTTCCTCTCGTCAGCTacctcaaccagctcctccggcgggatcccaaggcgttcccaggccagccaagagacatggtctctccaatgtgtcctgggtcgtccccggggcctcccgccggtgggatgtgcccggaacacctctccggggaggcgtccaggaggcatatgCCGTGCCACCCCAGCTGACTCctgtcgacgccgagtccctcccggatgaccgagcttctcaccctatctctaaggaagAGCCTGGACACTCTACAGAGGAAACTCGTTTCGACCGCTCTTGTCCTTTCGGTCAAAACCCACAACACGTGACCATAAGTGTCAGGgaaacgcgggcaggcaggttgtgtggacccaaatgcagggaatcaATAATGCAAGGCAGgtaggtggcagagaactcaaaaagtTTTTAATTATAACGAACAAAAAgcgcaaagtacaaccaaaaggactggggatcaaaaaggcaaggttcaaacaaaaagcacaaagtacaaaacaaaggctgtggtgatcCAAAAACCgttaacaaacaaaagtcaggctaaCTAATAAACTGACTTTCCATGCAAGACGAGGAACATGAGGAACTGGGGGAAAAATGTTGACTTGAACGTGGCGATTGACCTTGACATAGACGCTGACATCGACAATgacgcaaccaggagtgacaagaaactgggtgcttacatacacacacgcagacaaggggtaacgagacaacgaggaatagctgggtaacacagtaggatgcagattgcaggttacactaggagaaggcacaacaggtgaaatcaatgggcaatcacagagacaagtcacactaggagaaaaccaacacgaaACCTAACAAtaagtgagggtaggaatgtagatcgacttttggctcagctccttcttcaccacgacggaccggtgcagggtccgcattactgcagactagagctgtcccgactagtcgacattgtcgacgtcatcgatgacgtaaatccgtcgacgagcacaacatcccgtcgacggttaataaagggttaaaaaaaatatatgcgtggaaagttcagaatgtcggacgcgctctgtatgcaagcggggaaagcagcacaaggccaaaaaaagcgcaccagagtgtccaaaacattgacttatttcaaagaaacaaaggaaggTACACtctttctgtcctgtctcttcatgcacgtcggccgtgaataaacacctcaagcgccgtcgcccagtttgtaagtccatctaactaactaacgacatgttttattgaagttgctaagcctgtcgcgatatgcaatgagtccatttatcacacggcaaataaaaatgagggcggcaattttcacggctgcctttTATTGCTGCGCACGtgagtgcgtgcatacattgatgcgtgcgtgctgatggcatgtgagactcctttctcttatcaatacgctgtagaattaaagttcagacatataaaataagaaaacacatctatattaaacactgtaacgttagcattgctacactgaggtgaatgggggggaaaaaaggcaaccTACCGGCCTGCTAtgaaacattggcagtcgtctcgtgaaagcaaacttgcggttaaaaggtgacacttcaaacatgaaaaatcgctggttaacaccatttgcaaacgaaaaaaatgaccaaaaaaatctattattgacacatgcaatgacaaaaagtgctttttttgcggagtgtaaagctgaagttagcggtttagcgaacgtacttccggttagcggtttagcgaacgtacttccggtgaacatttcaaaataaaaacatgtcatgttcgtcatataaataacgatttcaggAGTTAATCCCGCATACTTCAGAATTTAGATTCTAAACTaataatacctttaaaatgacaccctttatgaaaaatctgattggcaatgaataattattataattattataaaactattatgtatagtactatactataatattaaggcTAGGTGTTTtttcaagaattgttttgaatcatgttggaaaggcgaagtcagtgttctgaatctgtttacattccattgttttgcactagttaattataccagcatttgaactcattgtttatttgtgatttattattgttatttacatgtttatttttactttaataaataatttgtgttccaatatgtttttgtgaattgataagcgtcatcaaaaatttgattgctaaattagtaaaaaaaaaaaaaaaaaaattttttttttttttaaattattagattagtcgactaatcgtgaaaatagtcggctgactaatcgagacaaaattagtcgtttgggacagccctactgcagacgctgcaccgatccgcttgT
This window contains:
- the LOC130919138 gene encoding class I histocompatibility antigen, F10 alpha chain-like, which produces MKPIMNQFFKNILVGAFIVGQIDNAAPVIHSLKLIHTASFEIANFPEYLSVGYVDGVPISHYDSISRKWVAKQEWMKKITAEEPRYWERQTRINIDNQQTSKDNIKTLQQRFNQTGGLHMIQHMSGCQWDNETDQVDGWFHMSYNGEDFIWFDWKGLRWIAFQSQAIITKNKWDREEGYNEFLKFYMTEECPSYLKKFVSYGRDVLMRTELPRVSLLQKTVGSPITCHATGFYPKTAVLFWRKDGEHLEENVESHDMLPNHDGTFQTSTQLLAQDEGARYECVFQLDGVPEDIVTPLDFAKVLSNERIEARERRKTEVAIAVPLVLLSLAAAVALFAVKRKRAKYVLAREQKHSQVPDVKPEFSRHICVGTQG